From one Halosimplex rubrum genomic stretch:
- a CDS encoding homing endonuclease associated repeat-containing protein, with product MGKKLYSNDELLNRLRKFAEKLGRPPSQSEMDDSGPHASKTYGNRFGSWNNALQAAGLQTGTNDPNGRPVTPEEDLLTDLKSVADIVGGTPSEREYSTHGEYSVKTYCKRFGGWNSALRAAGFEPNVEMNLSQGKLLTALQGFAEKLGRPPTTDEMDRSGPYTSNSYKRAFGTWNRALRQAGLEVHSVWDVSEEDLISELNSLAEELGHVPRKDEMRNQGKWSAAVYQERFGSWNEALRAAGFEPNQRWRIPREELLAELRAVADDLGHPPTTTEINEHGKFTIDPYQREFGTWRTALQAADPDYLENYRQSDTETVPFGSNWPQIREVIITRDNESCLRCGMDREGHREKFGRDLPVHHRIPRRRFYDDPDQSVDDADVPSNLLTLCIPCHRRLERLPVQPVVD from the coding sequence ATGGGAAAGAAGCTGTACTCAAATGATGAACTCCTCAACCGGCTCCGGAAGTTCGCTGAGAAACTCGGTCGTCCCCCGTCGCAGAGTGAGATGGACGATTCAGGACCTCACGCTTCGAAGACGTACGGAAATCGGTTCGGGTCGTGGAATAATGCACTCCAGGCTGCCGGACTTCAAACCGGTACGAACGATCCAAATGGACGACCAGTGACGCCTGAAGAGGACCTTCTTACTGATCTCAAATCAGTTGCCGACATCGTGGGAGGAACCCCATCAGAGCGTGAATACAGTACTCACGGAGAGTATTCGGTAAAGACATACTGCAAGCGATTTGGAGGGTGGAATTCAGCACTACGGGCGGCCGGTTTTGAACCGAACGTCGAGATGAACCTCTCCCAGGGGAAACTCCTTACTGCCTTACAGGGGTTCGCTGAGAAACTGGGTCGACCGCCCACAACAGATGAAATGGACCGGAGTGGCCCCTACACCTCGAATTCGTACAAGCGAGCGTTTGGAACCTGGAATCGTGCGCTTCGACAGGCGGGGTTGGAAGTCCACTCCGTATGGGATGTGAGCGAGGAGGATCTGATATCCGAACTCAACAGTCTCGCCGAAGAGCTAGGCCATGTCCCTCGGAAGGATGAGATGCGGAACCAAGGGAAATGGAGTGCAGCAGTCTATCAGGAGCGATTCGGTTCGTGGAATGAAGCTCTCCGAGCTGCCGGCTTCGAGCCGAATCAGCGGTGGCGAATCCCACGGGAGGAGTTATTAGCCGAACTGCGGGCTGTCGCGGATGATCTGGGCCACCCACCGACAACAACGGAAATAAACGAACACGGGAAGTTTACCATCGATCCGTATCAGCGTGAATTCGGAACGTGGCGAACGGCCCTTCAAGCGGCCGACCCGGACTATCTAGAAAACTACCGTCAGTCAGATACTGAGACAGTTCCGTTTGGCTCGAACTGGCCACAGATTCGTGAGGTGATCATCACCCGTGACAACGAGTCCTGCCTGCGCTGCGGTATGGACCGCGAAGGTCACCGCGAGAAATTCGGACGTGATCTCCCGGTTCACCACCGGATTCCTCGACGCCGGTTCTACGACGACCCAGACCAGTCGGTCGACGATGCAGATGTACCGAGTAACCTGCTGACTCTCTGTATCCCGTGCCATCGCCGACTCGAACGGCTGCCAGTCCAACCAGTAGTTGACTAA
- a CDS encoding restriction endonuclease: protein MEIPTDRSEYLPDFPFKATRAILVILGVCLLVYSVPVTGAFDQVDPVTRSTTVPLEYTTTGGETEYGAFDIQITTPTTGIATNGSVRIRMQTGWGNPYANTESPPRAPLEVAVVAAPTSWRPERAAREGTVLFANSSTYDQGEYATFERVLDLPASIAPNGIGPTEATLYYYAASNAGTTRFETLRTYTVYRPFWERPRAWGLFAAIVLLGTTLPTFSQPVRNRLAEPVKSYADRQWRQDLCSRAQTLDNEFDIDASAEGESPVVQSIQTAQRENLQDWSQRLEQFAVLNQTLSRLSFGELPVTRTEVQSLAAQTWTDNDTATANDLNDVLTGIDSGFDVRIRGQSYDGAKLLDKPLANFPSSKDDQLEQAATEINRFEEARTTVERWSQPSSNPPDSGKSKLAVRVDSQVVEPTAIWERLDTILTVGTLNQFCEQAKAVEDFAAQTEPLRSNSGSSHPLSAGQAQATTIENARNAVQEADIDGIEKAMVKAEAWVAEQELAETFTTTDLTHSSIDPTEVQNRLDQARATDDYTHIKSIRDEVMAQLDSTWQPSDLLSLTPTQFEEVLGQLYQKKGYDVQVTQQSGDRGIDAIARKGQRTIAIQAKRYDPNGAGNVSGPEVRNAIGSTVQEGADVCVVATSSGFTQDARRAAMETEGVEVQLLSGRDVIQKLSESQIPNPT, encoded by the coding sequence ATGGAGATCCCCACGGACCGTTCCGAATACCTACCCGATTTTCCTTTCAAAGCGACACGGGCCATCCTCGTCATCCTCGGAGTATGTCTACTTGTCTATTCAGTTCCTGTCACAGGAGCGTTCGACCAAGTCGATCCTGTAACGCGTTCAACGACAGTGCCGCTAGAGTATACGACTACAGGTGGTGAAACGGAGTACGGCGCTTTCGATATCCAAATCACGACTCCAACAACTGGCATTGCCACAAACGGAAGCGTCCGGATACGGATGCAGACCGGTTGGGGGAATCCATATGCCAACACAGAGAGCCCACCAAGGGCGCCACTTGAGGTCGCCGTTGTCGCCGCACCTACATCTTGGCGGCCCGAACGGGCGGCTAGAGAGGGGACAGTCCTCTTTGCGAACAGTTCCACATACGACCAAGGAGAATATGCGACGTTCGAACGAGTTCTAGACTTGCCAGCGTCAATCGCACCGAACGGGATTGGACCTACGGAGGCGACGTTATACTATTACGCGGCGTCAAATGCCGGAACCACTCGTTTTGAAACACTTCGGACCTACACCGTCTATCGACCATTCTGGGAACGGCCACGGGCATGGGGATTGTTCGCCGCAATAGTTCTCTTAGGTACAACACTACCGACGTTCAGCCAGCCGGTTCGTAATCGTCTCGCTGAACCGGTGAAAAGCTACGCTGATCGACAATGGCGCCAAGATCTCTGTTCAAGAGCACAGACGCTCGACAACGAGTTCGACATAGATGCTTCAGCCGAGGGAGAATCACCAGTTGTACAGTCTATTCAAACAGCCCAACGTGAGAATCTCCAGGATTGGAGCCAACGGCTTGAACAGTTCGCGGTATTGAACCAAACGCTCTCGAGATTATCCTTTGGGGAGTTACCGGTTACAAGAACAGAGGTTCAATCACTCGCAGCCCAGACGTGGACTGACAACGATACCGCAACCGCAAACGACCTAAATGACGTGCTTACGGGGATTGACAGCGGCTTTGATGTTAGAATTCGTGGCCAAAGCTATGATGGAGCCAAGCTGCTTGACAAACCCCTTGCTAACTTCCCATCCTCGAAAGACGACCAGCTTGAACAGGCTGCTACAGAGATTAATCGATTTGAGGAAGCACGAACCACCGTCGAACGATGGAGTCAGCCCAGTAGTAATCCGCCAGATTCGGGGAAAAGTAAGCTGGCTGTTCGTGTCGATAGCCAAGTGGTTGAGCCAACAGCGATCTGGGAACGTCTTGATACCATCTTGACTGTAGGAACTCTCAATCAATTCTGCGAGCAAGCAAAGGCGGTTGAAGATTTCGCAGCCCAGACCGAACCACTTCGAAGCAACAGTGGGTCGTCTCATCCCTTATCAGCTGGCCAAGCCCAGGCGACAACCATCGAGAACGCCCGTAATGCGGTTCAGGAAGCAGATATAGATGGCATCGAGAAGGCGATGGTGAAGGCCGAAGCGTGGGTCGCCGAGCAGGAATTAGCAGAGACGTTCACAACTACTGACCTGACGCACAGTTCTATCGATCCGACTGAGGTGCAGAATCGTCTCGACCAAGCCCGCGCCACTGACGACTACACTCACATCAAATCTATCAGAGATGAAGTAATGGCTCAACTTGATTCGACGTGGCAGCCATCGGATCTGCTTTCGTTAACGCCAACGCAGTTTGAAGAGGTTCTGGGGCAGCTCTATCAAAAGAAAGGATACGACGTCCAAGTTACACAGCAATCGGGAGATCGGGGAATTGACGCTATTGCACGTAAGGGCCAGCGAACAATCGCTATTCAGGCCAAACGCTACGATCCTAATGGAGCTGGCAACGTGTCTGGTCCAGAAGTCCGAAACGCAATCGGCTCGACAGTACAAGAGGGCGCAGATGTCTGTGTTGTCGCAACATCGTCTGGATTTACGCAGGACGCGAGGCGAGCTGCTATGGAAACAGAGGGTGTAGAGGTACAGCTACTATCCGGACGTGATGTAATACAAAAACTCTCAGAGAGTCAAATTCCAAATCCGACGTAA
- a CDS encoding helix-turn-helix domain-containing protein, whose amino-acid sequence MTITTEFSLSSPSLPLVSITERLPPDQIECVHGLCFEQDARMFIVKIDSEVNVSEADLESLDEVQEATTIGYAGEQTVHNLTIDLDDAISDVFSGGSSVAAKLEPTVVTPDGWYERKVYKDRDAFMESRTRCENHGISLDLISMTSTSAASDDSIPFGLTERQYEALTLALSRGYYESPRQTSTEELATELGISQPSLSRLLRRGERQLLSSALQTQEHLNTVSN is encoded by the coding sequence ATGACAATTACGACTGAGTTTTCCCTCAGTTCACCGTCTCTCCCGCTGGTCAGTATTACTGAGAGACTCCCACCGGACCAAATTGAGTGCGTCCATGGGCTCTGTTTCGAACAGGACGCCCGGATGTTCATCGTCAAAATCGATTCCGAAGTCAACGTTTCAGAAGCCGACTTGGAATCGCTGGACGAAGTCCAAGAGGCGACAACGATCGGCTACGCGGGCGAGCAAACCGTCCACAACCTTACGATAGACCTCGACGACGCGATCTCGGACGTATTCAGTGGGGGCAGTTCCGTAGCCGCAAAGCTCGAACCGACCGTCGTCACACCGGACGGATGGTACGAGAGGAAAGTGTACAAGGATCGTGATGCGTTCATGGAGTCCCGGACTCGCTGTGAGAACCACGGGATCTCGCTCGACCTTATCTCGATGACCTCCACTTCCGCTGCATCGGACGATTCTATCCCGTTTGGGTTGACTGAACGGCAATACGAGGCGCTGACACTCGCGCTCTCTCGTGGCTACTACGAGAGCCCACGCCAGACCTCGACTGAGGAGCTCGCTACGGAACTCGGCATCTCACAACCCTCGCTCTCGAGACTCCTCAGGCGGGGTGAGCGTCAGCTACTCTCTTCGGCACTCCAAACACAGGAGCACTTAAACACAGTTTCCAATTAG
- a CDS encoding RNA-guided endonuclease InsQ/TnpB family protein yields MKRTNTFAVRSLSDTGEQLLRDLLDASAALWNEVNYQRLMRYNDEDGFEDEDVWNADTGSLEGKYKGVLGASTAQQVIRKNSEAWRGFFDTKKAYHDESNTSVTEHPEPPGFRGNKDDGRVLKGVIRNDAYTVEWGERSRLEILVGSELKDRYDHTGRLRLEIAGDPNWPDYEKQGRLDLWYDETDSIFRASQPVTVTDARETPLADEKAALDIGANNLVACTTTTGDQYLYEGRDLFNRFRETTREIARLQSKLQDGQYSSERIRRLYRKRTRRRDHAQEALCRDLIERLYEDGVDTVYIGGLTDVLDTHWSVETNAKTHNFWAFKQFTERLTCTAEEYGISVEVRSEAWTSQECPQCGSTDRTKRHQDTLTCPCGFEGHADLTASETFLKRHTEQAVRSMARPVRFQWDDHNWSGTPHPHESPKEQRTNPSTVHRDGNVASGES; encoded by the coding sequence ATGAAGCGCACCAACACGTTCGCCGTGCGTTCCCTCTCCGATACGGGAGAGCAACTGCTACGGGACCTGTTGGACGCTTCCGCCGCTCTCTGGAATGAGGTCAATTATCAGCGCCTCATGCGCTACAACGACGAAGACGGCTTTGAGGACGAGGACGTGTGGAACGCCGACACCGGCAGTCTCGAAGGCAAGTACAAAGGTGTGCTCGGCGCATCCACTGCCCAACAGGTAATACGCAAAAACAGCGAAGCGTGGCGCGGGTTCTTCGATACAAAGAAGGCGTATCACGACGAGTCGAACACATCCGTTACGGAACACCCGGAACCGCCGGGCTTCCGTGGTAACAAAGACGATGGGCGTGTCCTCAAAGGCGTCATTCGCAACGACGCATACACTGTTGAGTGGGGCGAGCGATCCCGGCTTGAGATACTTGTTGGGAGCGAGTTGAAAGACCGATACGATCACACCGGGCGTCTCCGACTCGAAATCGCTGGCGACCCGAATTGGCCCGACTACGAGAAACAAGGACGATTGGACCTGTGGTATGACGAGACTGACAGCATCTTCCGAGCTTCCCAACCCGTGACTGTTACAGATGCACGGGAGACTCCACTGGCCGACGAGAAGGCCGCTCTGGATATTGGTGCGAACAATCTCGTCGCCTGTACCACCACGACCGGCGACCAATACCTGTACGAAGGTCGGGACCTGTTCAACCGCTTCCGTGAGACAACGCGAGAAATCGCCCGGTTACAGTCCAAGCTACAGGACGGCCAATACAGTAGCGAGCGTATCCGACGGCTGTATCGGAAGCGAACCCGCCGCCGCGACCACGCACAGGAAGCGTTGTGTCGTGACCTAATCGAACGGCTGTATGAGGACGGCGTAGACACGGTGTATATCGGTGGACTGACCGACGTGCTGGACACACATTGGTCGGTCGAAACCAACGCCAAGACCCACAACTTCTGGGCGTTCAAGCAGTTTACTGAGCGGCTAACATGTACTGCTGAGGAATACGGTATCTCGGTCGAAGTCCGGTCGGAAGCGTGGACCAGCCAAGAGTGCCCGCAGTGCGGTTCAACAGACCGAACGAAACGACATCAGGACACACTAACGTGTCCGTGTGGATTCGAGGGGCACGCCGACCTCACAGCGTCAGAGACGTTCTTGAAGCGGCACACAGAGCAGGCAGTCAGGTCGATGGCACGGCCCGTGCGGTTCCAGTGGGACGACCACAACTGGTCGGGGACACCACACCCTCACGAAAGTCCCAAAGAACAGCGCACAAACCCGAGTACCGTCCACCGTGACGGGAATGTTGCCTCCGGCGAGTCCTAG
- a CDS encoding DUF6166 domain-containing protein: MASSESVSVASPGQAHRDAVEYVGFRVDGQAVVLNLSEHRRLSLERSLDLVNHSPSGFEWGYSGSGPAQLACALLLDYYDDEQFAREHYIAFRNQVVSQLECDGAAACWHLPGEEIDAAMATLTDDVVALADGGRPSPTLPENWRAVSRPDRRVFQRADRDHYIVLGDGSDEWLVVLCSQGDRAYHAPLAHRTVAEEADVERVIRELAEESNGLIEPREGEH, translated from the coding sequence ATGGCCAGTTCGGAATCCGTTTCAGTCGCATCGCCAGGTCAGGCTCACCGAGACGCAGTCGAATACGTCGGCTTCCGCGTCGACGGCCAAGCCGTCGTGCTGAACCTCTCGGAGCATCGGCGACTCTCCCTCGAGCGCAGTCTCGACCTCGTTAACCACAGTCCAAGCGGATTCGAGTGGGGGTACAGTGGTAGCGGGCCCGCCCAGCTCGCGTGCGCGCTCCTCCTCGACTACTACGACGATGAGCAGTTCGCCCGTGAGCACTACATCGCGTTCCGGAATCAGGTGGTTTCGCAGCTGGAGTGCGACGGTGCCGCGGCGTGCTGGCACCTCCCCGGCGAGGAGATCGACGCCGCGATGGCGACCCTTACCGACGACGTCGTCGCCCTCGCCGACGGTGGACGGCCGTCACCGACGCTCCCCGAGAACTGGCGAGCCGTCTCTCGCCCGGACCGGCGGGTCTTCCAGCGCGCTGATCGCGACCACTACATCGTACTCGGGGATGGGAGCGACGAGTGGCTGGTCGTACTCTGCAGCCAAGGCGACCGGGCATATCATGCCCCGCTCGCACATCGGACGGTTGCCGAAGAGGCTGACGTGGAACGGGTAATCCGGGAACTCGCCGAAGAAAGCAACGGCCTCATCGAGCCCCGGGAGGGGGAGCACTGA
- a CDS encoding MBL fold metallo-hydrolase, which produces MATTGASVQLIRNATILLDVGDTTFLVDPMFTPEGEMPTVTDNPAVPEFLTTANQDRNPLVPLPDVDLTYDAVVVTHRHPDHWDEAAREEFDAGVPLFCQPEEADAFTDEGFTDVRPVDDETSFESITIHRTPGQHGHGELAEGMGPVSGFVFEADETVYVAGDTIWYEPVEETLDQYEPDLVVLNGGEAQFDQGEPITMGVEDVTAVREATDAEIVVVHMEAINHCLLSREELRAETADVHVPEDGGRFSL; this is translated from the coding sequence ATGGCAACGACTGGTGCTAGTGTTCAGCTGATTCGTAACGCGACTATCCTCCTGGACGTCGGTGACACGACGTTCCTAGTGGATCCGATGTTCACGCCGGAGGGCGAGATGCCGACGGTGACAGACAACCCGGCAGTTCCAGAGTTCCTCACCACGGCGAATCAGGACCGGAACCCGCTTGTTCCGCTGCCTGACGTTGATCTCACCTACGACGCTGTGGTAGTCACGCACCGTCACCCCGATCACTGGGACGAGGCGGCCAGAGAGGAATTCGATGCCGGCGTTCCGCTGTTCTGTCAGCCCGAGGAGGCTGACGCCTTCACTGACGAGGGCTTCACTGACGTTCGGCCCGTCGACGACGAAACCTCCTTTGAAAGCATCACTATCCACCGGACGCCGGGCCAGCACGGGCACGGCGAACTCGCCGAGGGAATGGGCCCGGTCTCGGGCTTCGTCTTCGAGGCCGACGAGACAGTGTATGTCGCCGGGGACACGATCTGGTACGAGCCGGTCGAAGAGACACTCGACCAGTACGAACCCGATCTGGTCGTTCTCAACGGCGGCGAAGCGCAGTTCGATCAAGGCGAACCCATAACGATGGGTGTCGAGGACGTCACCGCGGTCCGCGAAGCCACTGATGCCGAGATAGTGGTCGTCCATATGGAGGCGATCAACCATTGCTTGCTGTCGCGCGAGGAACTGCGGGCAGAGACAGCGGATGTACACGTTCCCGAGGACGGCGGGCGGTTCAGTCTATAA
- a CDS encoding helix-turn-helix domain-containing protein, whose product MREFVFTVEYEKGADGVMDLFIDNPDLYARSMEISATNEAVWGIEKIVGPAAVLDEVEDALERVADSPGTTGMCGAPVTEYEYTILSSNAESRKIHWLRREGDGARSIPLVAAKHIGEGLIMRTERRGDQYRWRMLIDGTVSGIHEDVRANLREGLSLTVERLGTPPCLLEDGRVQQTLTPEQKAALEAAIKRGYYEEPRQQSVAEIAEDVGVSRSTFQYRLNRAEAWLAQQFASDSLDVDLDVDLDPEDIEFIQ is encoded by the coding sequence ATGCGGGAGTTCGTCTTCACAGTCGAATACGAGAAGGGGGCTGACGGGGTGATGGATCTCTTCATCGACAATCCGGATCTGTATGCCCGGTCGATGGAGATCAGTGCGACCAACGAGGCGGTGTGGGGTATTGAGAAGATCGTCGGCCCCGCTGCTGTCCTCGACGAGGTCGAGGACGCACTGGAACGCGTCGCTGATTCTCCGGGCACAACCGGAATGTGTGGGGCACCCGTGACTGAATACGAATACACAATCCTCTCGTCGAATGCGGAATCACGGAAGATTCACTGGCTTCGCCGGGAAGGTGATGGTGCACGGTCGATTCCCTTGGTCGCGGCGAAGCACATCGGCGAGGGATTGATAATGCGCACGGAACGGCGTGGCGACCAATACCGGTGGCGGATGCTTATTGACGGGACAGTATCAGGGATTCACGAGGACGTCCGAGCGAACCTCCGAGAGGGGCTGTCGCTTACTGTTGAACGACTCGGCACGCCGCCGTGCTTGCTCGAAGACGGTCGCGTCCAGCAAACGCTTACGCCCGAACAGAAGGCAGCACTCGAGGCTGCAATCAAACGTGGGTACTACGAAGAGCCACGGCAGCAATCGGTAGCGGAAATCGCCGAAGATGTCGGTGTGTCACGTTCGACGTTCCAGTACCGTCTCAACCGAGCGGAGGCGTGGCTGGCACAACAGTTCGCCTCCGATTCGCTCGACGTCGACCTCGACGTAGATCTCGATCCTGAGGACATCGAGTTCATCCAGTAG
- a CDS encoding DUF6036 family nucleotidyltransferase: MRPRFGREYIENEFQRIADGLSAPLTVYLIGGGAMSLRDLKGATKDIDLVVPDGDAYGQLWAVLMDLGYAEVQSLDPDYRALGATSCVENDDGCRLDIFNQQVANKLVLTDSMQERSEPFLDTDRLTVRLVSNEDIFLFKAIAGRDDDIEDMNMLVQAGLDYDVVRDELEAQIERLGDDQFATFANEALVELEERYGVTTPIEGRVQELTNRYYRGLEVLQALDKPMTVDELAAELELDTDEVHDRLAYLSTFDRVQRDGDTVRLVE, translated from the coding sequence ATGAGACCAAGATTCGGACGCGAGTACATCGAGAACGAGTTCCAGCGCATCGCAGATGGCCTCTCAGCCCCGCTTACGGTCTACTTGATCGGTGGCGGCGCGATGTCGCTGCGCGACCTCAAGGGGGCGACGAAAGATATCGACCTGGTCGTCCCGGATGGCGACGCGTACGGTCAACTGTGGGCCGTCCTGATGGACCTCGGGTATGCGGAGGTCCAGTCGCTGGATCCAGATTACCGGGCGCTGGGGGCAACGAGCTGCGTCGAGAACGACGATGGGTGTCGCCTCGACATCTTCAACCAGCAGGTCGCGAACAAGCTCGTGCTCACCGACAGCATGCAAGAGCGCAGCGAGCCGTTCCTCGACACGGATCGACTGACGGTCCGGCTAGTCAGCAACGAGGATATCTTCCTGTTCAAGGCGATCGCAGGCCGCGACGACGACATCGAGGACATGAATATGCTCGTGCAGGCCGGCCTCGATTACGACGTCGTCCGGGATGAACTCGAAGCCCAGATCGAACGCCTGGGGGACGATCAGTTCGCCACGTTCGCGAACGAGGCCCTGGTCGAACTCGAGGAGCGGTACGGAGTGACCACGCCGATCGAGGGTCGCGTCCAAGAGCTCACGAATAGGTACTACCGGGGGCTCGAAGTCCTCCAGGCACTCGACAAGCCGATGACCGTCGATGAACTGGCCGCCGAACTGGAGTTGGATACTGACGAGGTTCACGACCGGCTCGCGTATCTCTCAACGTTCGACCGGGTCCAACGAGATGGCGACACAGTCCGTCTCGTGGAGTAG
- a CDS encoding TrkA C-terminal domain-containing protein, translating into MVATYSILSLLIIFALSLLIVRTGSIALEMTGLSPDVASFQATSAFSGAGYTTEEAEQAITTVGRRKTVKALIRLGSIGLLGAISSLILSFTRTGGDDLLNLLYILGGAGVIILFARSRWFNRLVTPLIEWALSETTELEISDYAQLLGLQREYRVAEVEISAGDWLAGESISELDLPREGVLILGICRGDSYIGAPQPDTETKPDDTLVLYGKQDRLKELSDRLSDDAEAREDAVEDHEETLEEQKQLIEQ; encoded by the coding sequence ATGGTTGCCACGTACTCAATACTGTCACTACTGATCATCTTCGCGCTGTCGTTGTTGATTGTTCGTACCGGCTCGATTGCGCTGGAGATGACGGGCCTTTCACCAGATGTGGCCTCCTTCCAAGCCACGTCTGCGTTCTCTGGAGCCGGATATACGACCGAAGAGGCAGAACAGGCTATCACCACCGTCGGCCGCCGAAAAACCGTGAAGGCGCTCATTCGGCTCGGCAGTATTGGACTGCTCGGTGCGATTTCGTCACTTATCCTTTCGTTCACGCGAACTGGTGGCGACGACCTATTGAACTTGCTGTATATTCTCGGGGGCGCCGGTGTGATCATTCTGTTCGCACGAAGTCGGTGGTTCAACCGCCTCGTGACGCCGCTTATTGAGTGGGCGCTGAGTGAGACGACAGAGCTGGAGATCTCGGATTACGCCCAGTTACTCGGTCTGCAACGCGAATATCGTGTGGCGGAGGTGGAAATCAGCGCGGGTGATTGGTTGGCAGGGGAGTCGATTTCGGAGCTGGATTTACCACGCGAAGGGGTGTTGATACTCGGCATCTGTCGTGGTGATTCATATATTGGTGCGCCACAACCAGATACGGAGACGAAACCGGACGACACGCTCGTCCTCTATGGGAAACAAGACCGTCTCAAAGAATTGTCAGACCGGCTCAGTGATGATGCTGAGGCTCGAGAAGATGCTGTTGAAGACCACGAGGAAACGCTCGAAGAGCAAAAACAGCTCATTGAACAATAA
- a CDS encoding ArdC-like ssDNA-binding domain-containing protein, translating into MSTTRDSSVSFEETDTRSDEMNSTIEQWIDELVAGVDDAQASAEFQEWLDVQSRFHDYSYRNTLLIKRQCPEASRVAGYRTWQEEFDRHVKEGESAIWIWAPIITMQCPECENSPSYHEDSDCEYDETPPEEWSEGLVGFKPAPVFDVAQTEGEPLPDLDTEATGDAGDLVERLTAAADDLGVTVRIVPAEAWTHGEAKGICEQLSLVDVQPLVEVRDRENEADLARTLIHEYAHALLHFDVDDDTERAKREVEAEAVAYVVGRYCGIDTSGSAFYLATWESDDPEVVRDRLGRISSTAEELIDVLEE; encoded by the coding sequence ATGTCTACGACCAGAGACTCGTCGGTCTCCTTCGAGGAGACCGACACGCGATCAGACGAGATGAACAGTACCATCGAACAGTGGATCGACGAGCTCGTCGCCGGCGTCGACGACGCGCAAGCCAGCGCGGAGTTCCAGGAGTGGCTGGACGTCCAGAGTCGTTTCCACGACTACTCCTACCGGAACACGCTCCTCATCAAGCGGCAGTGTCCCGAGGCGAGCCGGGTGGCGGGCTACCGGACGTGGCAGGAGGAGTTCGACCGCCATGTCAAGGAGGGCGAGTCGGCCATCTGGATCTGGGCACCAATCATCACCATGCAGTGCCCGGAGTGCGAGAACTCGCCGAGCTACCATGAGGACAGCGACTGTGAGTACGACGAGACGCCGCCCGAGGAGTGGTCCGAGGGCCTTGTCGGGTTCAAGCCCGCGCCGGTGTTCGACGTCGCCCAGACCGAGGGCGAGCCGCTTCCCGACCTGGACACAGAAGCAACCGGGGACGCCGGCGACCTCGTCGAGCGGTTGACTGCCGCCGCTGACGACCTCGGCGTGACGGTGCGGATCGTTCCAGCCGAGGCGTGGACCCACGGCGAGGCGAAAGGCATCTGCGAGCAGCTGAGCCTCGTCGACGTCCAGCCGCTCGTCGAGGTGCGTGATCGGGAGAACGAGGCCGACCTCGCGCGGACGCTAATTCACGAGTATGCCCACGCTCTGCTCCACTTCGACGTCGACGACGACACCGAGCGGGCGAAACGCGAAGTTGAGGCCGAAGCCGTCGCGTACGTCGTCGGGCGGTACTGCGGGATCGACACTAGTGGGTCGGCGTTCTACCTCGCTACGTGGGAGTCGGACGATCCCGAGGTCGTTCGCGACCGACTCGGCCGGATCAGTTCCACAGCAGAAGAGCTCATCGACGTGCTCGAGGAATAA